The following proteins are encoded in a genomic region of Ornithodoros turicata isolate Travis chromosome 6, ASM3712646v1, whole genome shotgun sequence:
- the LOC135397673 gene encoding uncharacterized protein LOC135397673 encodes MLNMVQYNGYYSCPWCFHPGICIEGYVKFPVTEGPSPNTTGQALIEDKREAAATSRIVRGIKGPSVLLTVLGISIIKSFVPDYMHACLLGTVRQITDLWFSDVGADYYIGAPTKRQLIDERLQSLKPPSCFTRCPKSVKQRGFWKAGELQSWLLYFSLPCVYGILPSTYHDHFALLVAGIYLLMKSRVTEDDVALSNEKLTRFVVMLECLYHKREMKSNVHVLHLPNSVRLHGPLWGISCFAFETNMGHLLNLVSSSNSVPLQIFSRILMRNNFYQLRSLASDNVQDLCSHEKPSLGGTIEPLSKSKACFPANSRMCQGTVWRTTED; translated from the exons ATGTTGAACATGGTTCAATACAATGGCTATTACTCATGTCCATGGTGTTTCCATCCTGGAATATGTATTGAAG GATATGTCAAGTTCCCAGTGACAGAAGGACCATCTCCTAACACGACAGGACAAGCCCTAATCGAGGACAAGAGGGAAGCTGCTGCTACTAGCCGAATAGTTCGCGGCATTAAAGGGCCATCTGTGCTTCTGACTGTTCTTGGCATCAGCATCATCAAAAGTTTCGTGCCCGACTATATGCATGCGTGTTTGCTGGGAACAGTGAGGCAGATCACGGACCTGTGGTTCAGTGATGTCGGTGCTGATTACTATATTGGTGCTCCAACAAAACGTCAGCTGATCGATGAGAGACTTCAAAGCTTAAAGCCTCCATCCTGCTTCACACGATGTCCAAAGTCTGTAAAGCAAAGAGGATTCTGGAAAGCGGGAGAACTACAGTCGTGGTTGCTGTACTTCAGCCTTCCATGTGTTTACGGCATTTTGCCCAGCACCTACCATGACCATTTTGCATTACTGGTGGCAGGCATCTATCTGCTGATGAAAAGCAGAGTAACAGAAGATGATGTGGCTCTCAGCAACGAGAAGCTGACAAGGTTCGTTGTGATGTTGGAATGCCTTTACCACAAACGTGAAATGAAGTCGAATGTCCATGTACTCCATCTACCCAACAGTGTCAGGCTACATGGCCCTCTGTGGGGCATCTCCTGCTTTGCTTTTGAAACTAATATGGGACATCTTCTAAACCTGGTGTCATCATCGAACAGTGTACCACTGCAGATATTTTCCCGTATTTTAATGCGTAACAACTTCTACCAGTTGAGAAGTTTGGCGTCGGACAACGTGCAGGACTTGTGCAGCCACGAAAAGCCAAGCCTCGGCGGCACAATCGAGCCACTTAGTAAAAGCAAAGCCTGTTTCCCAGCCAATTCGAGAATGTGTCAAGGCACAGTTTGGAGAACCACAGAGGATTGA